The stretch of DNA GTCTTGCCGCTCTCGACGATCAGCGTAGTCCGGTTCGCTCCGAGCTTATCCAGAGCGGCGCGATACAGCTTCGTCTTGGCTTCCTTGATCTCCAGGGAATCCACGATGGTCAGCTTGCCGTCGGCCAGCTTCGAAGCCAGAGCGGAACGCAATGCGCCCAGCAACTTCTTGCGCGGGAAAGCGTAATCGTAGCTGCGCGGCTGCGGTCCATGCACCGTGCCGCCATGACGCCACAGGGGAGAACGCACCGAACCGATACGTGCGCGGCCAGTCCCCTTCTGCTTCCAGAGCTTCTTGCCGGAGCCGGCCACGAGCTTGCGATTCTTGGTGGCGTGGGTGCCCTGGCGCATAGCGGCGCGATAGTGCTTTACCGCTTCCCACAGGAGAGCTTCGTTCACTTCTGAGGCTGCGAACACTTCGTCCGCCAGCTCCACAGTGCCGACCTTGTCCCCGTTCAGATTGACTACATCCACGTTTGCCATCTTCTTCTTCTTTCGGGCTCCTCGCCCTTTCAACTTGGTAATGCCGTACGGCCAGGACTACTTCTTCTTGCCGGCTGACGCCTTCTTGGAGGCCTTCAACGGATCGACCGTGCCGGCGCCTGCAAATCCACGGCGCTCACGCGGCGGAGCCTTGGCCTTCGAAATCAGCACGTAGCCATCACGCGGCCCCGGTACTGCTCCCTCGACCATGATCAGGTTCTCTTCAAGGTCGATGCCGCGAATGCGCAGATTGCGCACCGTGACCTGATCGACACCGAAGTGACCCGGCATCCGCTGCCCCGGAAATACACGGGACGGGAAGCTGGAAGCACCGATCGAACCCTGTACCTGGAACATGTGTCCATGCGACTTGGGGCC from Acidicapsa acidisoli encodes:
- the rplD gene encoding 50S ribosomal protein L4 yields the protein MANVDVVNLNGDKVGTVELADEVFAASEVNEALLWEAVKHYRAAMRQGTHATKNRKLVAGSGKKLWKQKGTGRARIGSVRSPLWRHGGTVHGPQPRSYDYAFPRKKLLGALRSALASKLADGKLTIVDSLEIKEAKTKLYRAALDKLGANRTTLIVESGKTLSEALFLGVRNLDRVELMLNNEVHPYDLLRYERAIFSKAAIELLGESLKKTVSKRKLAAQAAAQKEVA